In Apium graveolens cultivar Ventura chromosome 10, ASM990537v1, whole genome shotgun sequence, the following are encoded in one genomic region:
- the LOC141689111 gene encoding uncharacterized protein LOC141689111 isoform X1, translated as MDDIFSHLLALTSYMTQQFTQFLEDLLFGKLSYSSKYVAVSSSSQHEHPVTSGYSPGTCFYDNCSSSSLLYVASRSLQVHEAGTLNLIDPVCTICKIVESGRPYWIVDVFIRGLNLPLSGLRLSWTLGLATLRSISIYIKCTVARVRGTISRVRKTLHGSSSDIGWLQQAPGMAPVKDGSARFMELLDCIRHGQHQLPDSFVYLLIPGLFSNHGPLYFVSAKRYFSKMGLACHIAKIHSEASVERNAWELRQYIEELYWGSGKRVMLLGHSKGGVDAAAALSIYWTYLKEKVGGLVLVQSPYGGTPLASDVLREGQIADKETRRIMELVICKLIKGDIRALDDLTYEKRKEFLKKYKLPQSIPLISFHSEASTALSVIATMTQIAHAELPWLRLPGLSHDDSGDVIQSGRKVPIVVPVSAVMALCALHLQLRYGEKSDGLVTCRDAEVPGSIVVRPRRKLDHAWMVYSSWSKNLDEPDACEMCEALLTQLVELGRQIKSQGME; from the exons ATGGATGACATCTTTTCCCATCTGTTGGCCTTGACTTCTTACATGACCCAACAATTCACTCAATTTCTTG AGGACCTTCTTTTTGGCAAATTGAGTTACTCTTCAAAATATGTTGCAGTCAGCTCCTCCAGTCAACATGAACATCCGGTAACCTCTGGCTATAGCCCAGGGACTTGTTTTTATGATAATTGTTCATCTTCTTCGTTGTTGTACGTAGCTAGTAGAAGCCTTCAGGTTCACGAAGCTGGAACCTTAAATCTCATTGACCCTGTATGTACAATATGTAAAATTGTAGAAAGTGGACGCCCCTATTGGATTGTCGACGTCTTTATAAGAGG GTTAAACCTGCCTTTGTCTGGTCTGAGATTATCATGGACGCTAGGATTGGCTACTTTGAGATCTATTTCCATTTATATCAAGTGTACTGTAGCTCGAGTACGAGG CACCATATCTAGAGTGCGGAAGACATTACATGGTTCTTCCAGTGACATTGGATGGTTGCAACAAGCACCAGGAATGGCTCCGGTGAAGGATGGTTCAGCTAGATTCATGGAGTTGCTTGATTGTATAAG GCATGGACAGCACCAACTGCCGGACTCATTTGTTTACCTGCTGATACCAG GTCTTTTCAGCAATCATGGCCCCTTATATTTTGTGAGCGCCAAGAGGTACTTCTCGAAGATGGGTCTAGCTTGCCATATTGCAAAAATTCACAGTGAG GCATCTGTGGAACGCAATGCATGGGAACTCAGACAATATATTGAGGAGCTATATTGGGGTTCTGGTAAACGTGTAATGCTGCTTGGTCATAGCAAAGGCGGGGTTGATGCTGCTGCAGCTTTGTCTATTTATTGGACATACTTGAAGGAAAAAGTTGGGGGGCTGGTATTGGTTCAGAGCCCATATGGGGGCACACCCTTGGCATCTGATGTTCTTCGTGAAGGACAGATTGCTGACAAGGAAACACGAAGGATTATGGAACTCGTGATCTGTAAACTCATTAAG GGTGACATACGGGCTCTTGATGATCTAACATATGAAAAACGGAAGGAGTTCCTCAAGAAATATAAACTTCCTCAAAGTATTCCTCTCATCTCCTTCCACTCTGAAGCAAGCACAGCACTGAGCGTCATTGCTACCATGACACAAATAGCACATGCTGAACTTCCATGGCTTCGTCTACCAGGCCTTTCACACGATGATTCGGGCGACGTTATCCAGTCAGGGAGGAAAGTGCCAATTGTTGTTCCTGTTTCTGCTGTAATGGCTCTATGTGCACTGCACTTGCAGTTGAGATATGGAGAGAAGAGCGACGGATTAGTTACTTGTCGTGATGCTGAAGTTCCAGGCTCAATTGTGGTGAGGCCTAGACGTAAACTTGATCACGCTTGGATGGTGTATTCTTCCTGGAGTAAAAATCTTGACGAGCCTGATGCTTGTGAAATGTGTGAGGCTCTGCTGACTCAACTTGTGGAGTTAGGAAGGCAAATTAAGAGTCAAGGAATGGAGTGA
- the LOC141689111 gene encoding uncharacterized protein LOC141689111 isoform X2, with amino-acid sequence MLQSAPPVNMNIRKWTPLLDCRRLYKRVQILSLSRLNLPLSGLRLSWTLGLATLRSISIYIKCTVARVRGTISRVRKTLHGSSSDIGWLQQAPGMAPVKDGSARFMELLDCIRHGQHQLPDSFVYLLIPGLFSNHGPLYFVSAKRYFSKMGLACHIAKIHSEASVERNAWELRQYIEELYWGSGKRVMLLGHSKGGVDAAAALSIYWTYLKEKVGGLVLVQSPYGGTPLASDVLREGQIADKETRRIMELVICKLIKGDIRALDDLTYEKRKEFLKKYKLPQSIPLISFHSEASTALSVIATMTQIAHAELPWLRLPGLSHDDSGDVIQSGRKVPIVVPVSAVMALCALHLQLRYGEKSDGLVTCRDAEVPGSIVVRPRRKLDHAWMVYSSWSKNLDEPDACEMCEALLTQLVELGRQIKSQGME; translated from the exons ATGTTGCAGTCAGCTCCTCCAGTCAACATGAACATCCG AAAGTGGACGCCCCTATTGGATTGTCGACGTCTTTATAAGAGGGTACAGATACTTTCCTTGTCAAG GTTAAACCTGCCTTTGTCTGGTCTGAGATTATCATGGACGCTAGGATTGGCTACTTTGAGATCTATTTCCATTTATATCAAGTGTACTGTAGCTCGAGTACGAGG CACCATATCTAGAGTGCGGAAGACATTACATGGTTCTTCCAGTGACATTGGATGGTTGCAACAAGCACCAGGAATGGCTCCGGTGAAGGATGGTTCAGCTAGATTCATGGAGTTGCTTGATTGTATAAG GCATGGACAGCACCAACTGCCGGACTCATTTGTTTACCTGCTGATACCAG GTCTTTTCAGCAATCATGGCCCCTTATATTTTGTGAGCGCCAAGAGGTACTTCTCGAAGATGGGTCTAGCTTGCCATATTGCAAAAATTCACAGTGAG GCATCTGTGGAACGCAATGCATGGGAACTCAGACAATATATTGAGGAGCTATATTGGGGTTCTGGTAAACGTGTAATGCTGCTTGGTCATAGCAAAGGCGGGGTTGATGCTGCTGCAGCTTTGTCTATTTATTGGACATACTTGAAGGAAAAAGTTGGGGGGCTGGTATTGGTTCAGAGCCCATATGGGGGCACACCCTTGGCATCTGATGTTCTTCGTGAAGGACAGATTGCTGACAAGGAAACACGAAGGATTATGGAACTCGTGATCTGTAAACTCATTAAG GGTGACATACGGGCTCTTGATGATCTAACATATGAAAAACGGAAGGAGTTCCTCAAGAAATATAAACTTCCTCAAAGTATTCCTCTCATCTCCTTCCACTCTGAAGCAAGCACAGCACTGAGCGTCATTGCTACCATGACACAAATAGCACATGCTGAACTTCCATGGCTTCGTCTACCAGGCCTTTCACACGATGATTCGGGCGACGTTATCCAGTCAGGGAGGAAAGTGCCAATTGTTGTTCCTGTTTCTGCTGTAATGGCTCTATGTGCACTGCACTTGCAGTTGAGATATGGAGAGAAGAGCGACGGATTAGTTACTTGTCGTGATGCTGAAGTTCCAGGCTCAATTGTGGTGAGGCCTAGACGTAAACTTGATCACGCTTGGATGGTGTATTCTTCCTGGAGTAAAAATCTTGACGAGCCTGATGCTTGTGAAATGTGTGAGGCTCTGCTGACTCAACTTGTGGAGTTAGGAAGGCAAATTAAGAGTCAAGGAATGGAGTGA